A region from the Sphingomonas sp. S2-65 genome encodes:
- a CDS encoding sulfite exporter TauE/SafE family protein, protein MADLATAAMLGLLLAAGAGFLGGAMNALAGGGTFATLPALIALGLPANVANATSNVALLPGAGASAWSFRKELEPLGGVGVRALAAITFAGGLVGSLLLVVTPSRAFDLIIPWLLLIAFVAIAFGAPASRWLEARVTIGRATLVVVQAMLGVYGGYFGGGVGIMTTATYGLLAGMNPRAMFAPRTLMLAVANFAAAFVFIGFGLVHWVLAVPMLVGSVLGGWLGARLGKRLPHRLVWWWTLAVTGVTTVVFVVRAYG, encoded by the coding sequence ATGGCCGATCTCGCTACCGCCGCAATGCTCGGCCTGTTGCTTGCCGCCGGTGCGGGGTTCCTGGGCGGCGCGATGAATGCGCTGGCGGGCGGCGGAACCTTCGCGACGCTGCCGGCGCTGATCGCGCTCGGGTTGCCGGCCAACGTCGCCAACGCGACGTCCAATGTCGCGCTGCTGCCCGGGGCGGGCGCGAGCGCCTGGTCGTTTCGCAAGGAGCTGGAACCGCTGGGCGGCGTCGGCGTGCGGGCGCTGGCGGCGATCACCTTTGCCGGTGGGCTGGTTGGCAGCCTGTTGCTGGTGGTGACGCCGAGCCGGGCATTCGATCTCATTATTCCGTGGCTGTTGCTGATCGCTTTCGTGGCGATCGCGTTCGGCGCGCCGGCGTCGCGCTGGCTGGAGGCGCGCGTGACGATCGGGCGCGCGACGCTGGTCGTCGTCCAGGCGATGCTCGGCGTCTATGGCGGCTATTTCGGTGGGGGCGTGGGGATCATGACCACGGCGACCTACGGGTTGCTGGCGGGGATGAACCCCCGTGCGATGTTCGCGCCGCGCACGCTGATGCTCGCGGTGGCCAATTTCGCCGCCGCATTCGTGTTCATCGGCTTCGGGCTCGTGCACTGGGTGCTAGCGGTGCCGATGCTGGTGGGTTCGGTGCTGGGTGGCTGGCTCGGGGCCCGGCTAGGCAAGCGCTTGCCGCACCGGCTGGTGTGGTGGTGGACGCTGGCGGTGACGGGCGTCACGACCGTGGTCTTCGTCGTGCGGGCTTATGGTTGA
- the rlmN gene encoding 23S rRNA (adenine(2503)-C(2))-methyltransferase RlmN, protein MPIPGHIDPVPVPRAKAPRPDGKTDLIGLSKEGIRAALLDGGMELKQAKLRAKQLWHWIYNRGATDFSHMTDIAKAQHPWLAERFVIGRPDVVEAQVSNDGTRKWLLRSPDGQDYEMVFIPDADRGTLCVSSQVGCTLNCRFCHTGTMRLVRNLTAGEIVGQVMLARDSLGEWPSQPEGRMLTNIVMMGMGEPLYNFEEVKTGLQIVMDGDGLALSKRRITLSTSGVVPMMARAGEEIGVNLAVSLHAVTKDVRDEIVPLNKKYGIEELLQACADYPGANNARRITFEYVMLKDKNDSDADAHELVRLLKKYKLPAKVNLIPFNPWPGAAYECSTPDRIRSFSNIVFEGGISAPVRTPRGRDIDAACGQLKTAAEKKSRAQMDREAEEKMAALG, encoded by the coding sequence ATGCCTATCCCCGGGCACATCGATCCCGTGCCCGTACCGCGCGCCAAGGCGCCGCGCCCGGACGGCAAGACCGACCTGATCGGCCTGTCGAAGGAAGGTATCCGCGCCGCGCTGCTCGACGGGGGCATGGAGCTCAAACAGGCCAAGCTGCGCGCCAAGCAGCTGTGGCACTGGATCTATAATCGCGGCGCGACCGACTTTTCGCACATGACCGACATCGCCAAGGCGCAGCATCCGTGGCTGGCGGAGCGCTTCGTGATCGGACGGCCCGACGTGGTCGAGGCGCAGGTGTCGAACGACGGCACGCGCAAATGGCTGCTGCGCTCGCCCGACGGGCAGGATTACGAGATGGTCTTCATCCCCGATGCCGATCGGGGGACCCTGTGCGTATCGAGCCAGGTGGGCTGCACGCTCAATTGCCGCTTTTGCCACACCGGCACGATGCGGCTGGTGCGCAACCTGACCGCCGGCGAGATCGTCGGCCAGGTGATGCTCGCGCGCGACTCGCTGGGCGAATGGCCGAGCCAGCCCGAGGGGCGGATGCTCACCAACATCGTGATGATGGGCATGGGCGAGCCGCTGTACAATTTCGAAGAGGTCAAGACCGGGCTCCAGATCGTCATGGACGGCGACGGCCTGGCGCTCAGCAAGCGGCGGATCACGCTTTCGACCAGCGGCGTGGTGCCGATGATGGCGCGTGCGGGCGAAGAGATCGGCGTCAATTTGGCGGTGTCGCTCCACGCGGTGACCAAGGACGTGCGCGACGAGATCGTGCCGCTCAACAAGAAATACGGCATCGAAGAGCTGCTGCAGGCGTGCGCGGACTATCCGGGCGCCAACAATGCCCGGCGGATCACGTTCGAATATGTGATGCTGAAGGACAAGAACGACAGCGATGCCGACGCGCACGAGCTGGTCCGGCTGCTCAAGAAGTACAAGCTGCCCGCCAAGGTGAACCTGATCCCGTTCAACCCCTGGCCTGGCGCGGCGTACGAGTGTTCGACGCCCGATCGCATTCGCTCTTTCTCGAACATCGTGTTCGAGGGCGGGATCTCGGCGCCGGTGCGTACCCCGCGCGGGCGCGACATCGACGCGGCGTGCGGCCAGCTCAAGACCGCGGCCGAGAAGAAGAGTCGCGCGCAGATGGACCGCGAGGCCGAGGAAAAGATGGCGGCGCTGGGCTGA
- a CDS encoding metalloprotease family protein: MLFLPGWLFSAITFPGVIVHEIAHRLFCHLTGVPVYEVSYFRFRGNPAGYVVHGPPPTLRSALLISAGPLIVNSLLCMLLTFAAVIPLIILDDSDVSAVSIFLFWIGISIGMHAFPSNHDAEAFVLHAEERRGASSIVATLAQLFAWLLKAVNALRIVWIDLFYAVALSMLLPFAFGLG; the protein is encoded by the coding sequence ATGCTCTTTCTACCCGGCTGGCTGTTCTCGGCGATCACCTTTCCCGGCGTCATCGTCCACGAGATCGCGCATCGCCTGTTCTGTCACCTCACCGGCGTGCCGGTCTACGAGGTTTCCTATTTCCGGTTTCGCGGCAATCCGGCCGGCTATGTCGTCCACGGTCCGCCGCCGACGCTGCGCTCGGCGCTGCTGATCAGCGCCGGGCCGCTGATCGTCAATTCGCTGCTCTGCATGCTGCTCACCTTCGCAGCGGTGATCCCCCTGATCATCCTCGACGATTCGGATGTCTCGGCGGTCTCGATATTCCTGTTCTGGATCGGCATCTCCATCGGGATGCACGCCTTTCCCAGCAATCACGATGCCGAGGCGTTCGTCCTGCATGCCGAGGAGCGGCGCGGCGCCTCCAGCATCGTCGCCACCCTCGCCCAATTGTTCGCCTGGCTGCTCAAAGCCGTGAACGCGCTGCGGATCGTCTGGATCGACTTGTTCTACGCCGTCGCGCTCAGCATGCTCCTGCCGTTCGCCTTCGGGCTGGGCTGA